GAGAATAAGATTATCTCCTTTTTCTCCAACAGTTTTTATAAATTAATCAATAAAATGTCTCAAACTAAAATTATTCCTGGTGCTCGAGACTATCGCTTGATGACTAGACAAATGGTCGACGCCATCAAATCAATGACCGAATATAATCGTTTCTCCAAGGGAATTTTCAGTTGGGTTGGTTTCAAAACTAAATATCTACCTTATAAAAATCGTGAACGCGTGGCCGGCAGTACTTCTTGGAATTTCTGGAAATTATTCAAGTATGCTATCACTGGGATCGTTGATTTCTCTGAGGGTCCATTGATGTTTGCCACGTGGATGGGGTCTCTTTCCTCTGTAACTTCGATTTTAGCAATTATTGCCATTATTATTCGAAAAATCATCAACCCACTCAGCAGTGTTAATGGTTGGGCCTCAATTGTCTCAATTGTCTTGTTGATCGGCGGTATTCAACTCTTGAGTATCGGTATTTTAGGCGAATATATTGGAAAAATATTCTTAGAAGTTAAAAAGCGCCCTATATATATAGTTAAAGACAAAAAATAATTTCGGAAAAGCAGAGAATCTGGATGTCTTGTTACATCTGATTTCTCTGCTTTTTATTTATATACTGAAACGTTATCACATGATAAACGATATACATTAAGATATAATAGACGTGAACAGATCAAGGGATGGATTAAAAATGAATGTACGTGACCGACAGGCTGAAAATACTAAGAATGCCATTTTAAAAGTTGCTGCCGAAATGTTTCTTTCACAAGGATACCAAGCAACTTCAATGCGTAAAATTGCGCAAGAATTAAATATTACACAGCCAAATATGTACCATTACTATAAAAACAAGAAGGTACTTTATATTAAAGCCATTGAATATGCCGTCGATGGCTTTAGTGAAAACTTGCTGGATGAATACAACCAACAAAAGAATTTACCCTTCGAAGAATTATTGAACTACATGGCAAAGTATATGATTGAAAATTTCCGGATCAATTACTTTATCATGCGCAACGATATTGAGAATTTCTTCACTCCTGAAGAAAAAAAAGATATTAGTAAAAATTGGGATGGCGGTTACTACAAAGTGTTATTCAATATTTTTCAATCGCACAAAAATGAACTACGAACTGATCTGGCCATCCCGGTACAAGTTGGAACCTTTTTAACAATGTTACTGCCTTACATTGAATATAACGATGCCAAAAGGAAGCGTAATATTGCTAACCTAAACACTGTTATCAATATTTTCATCAATGGCGTCAAAAAAGAATAGGGGTCGATATGGAATTTATAACTCTACTTGCATTGATGTTGTTTCTAACATTAGTTGTTAGTCATATTTTTAATAAGCTCAATCTTCCGGCCGTAATTGGTCAATTAATTTTAGGCGTTATCCTTGGTAAAGGTGTCCTAAATATCGTCAAGTACAACAGCGACGTTGATTTATTTGCTGAAATTGGCGTTATCTTATTAATGTTCTTAGCTGGTTTAGAAAGTAATCTAAAGCTCCTCAGAAAACATCTCCTGCCAAGTATTAATGTCGCTATTTTTGGCGTGATTTTACCAGTTGCTCTAACGCTTTTAACAGCAATTCTTTTCGGAATCAATTTAAGAGAAAGTGTCTTCATTTCCGTTGTTTTTGCAGCAACCTCAGTTTCAATTTCTGTTGAAGTTCTCAAAAGCCTCAACTACCTTTCTAGTGCTTCAGGAACCGTCATTTTAGGAGCTGCCGTGGTAGATGATATTTTAGCAATTTCAATTTTAAGTATCATGTCTGGTACCTTAACAGGTGATTTTTCAGCCAGAAAATTGATTTTACTATTAGGACTTTGGATCCTCTTCGGCATCTTGGTTGTTGTTTTGCATAAATGGGTCGTGCCACAATTGATGCATTTATCCGAATATGTTGAAGCAACTCATGCCACAACGATTTTTGCTCTAGTCATCTGTTTCGTGATGGCTTATATCGCTGATGAAGTGCAACTAGATGCTGTTCTAGGTGCCTTCGTAGCCGGTATCGCTGTTTCTAATTCTGAATACTATAACGAAAAAATCAGTCGAAACATTGAGACTATTGGCTACAGTATCTTCATTCCCATTTTCTTTATTAGTATTGGATTGAACTTGGAATTCAGCAGTTTTATTCAAGACTTTTGGTTAATTCTCTTATTTACAGTTACCGGAATTATTGGAAAACTGATTGGAGCTGGATTCGGTGCTCGAATTTCCGGATTCGACCTCAAGGATTCATACGTGATCGGTTCAGGGATGATTTCACGTGGTGAAATGGCTTTGATTATTGCTCAGATAGGCTTTGGTGCCAAATTATTATCCGAAGAATATTATTCCGCGGTAATCATTAGTGTCATCCTCATTACAATCATTTCGCCATTCTTTCTCAAGCATTCCATTAGCAAGAATCCCTTATAGCTTATAGTTACCACTAAATTACAGTACGAGATATAATGATAACGTAAACATTTAATTTTATGATAGAAGGAGAAGGTTTAATTATGGCACACATTTTAGTACTAGGCGCTGGCTATGGTGGCTTGAGAGCTGCCCGTGACTTAGCCAAAAGCACTCCCGCAGGAACACAAATTGATTTAATTGATAAAAGTGATAAGCATGTTGAAAAAACAGCTTTGCATACTATTGCAGCCGGAACTAACAGACCTGATGCAGTAAGTTTTGAGATCCGTTCAGTCTTACCTTCAAATGTTAACTTCATCAAGGCAACTGTTTCAAAACTAGATTTAGACAACAAGACAGTTGAGTTCTCTGACCACGAAGCAATCAAATATGATTACATTGTTGTTTCTCTTGGCTTTCGTTCCGAAGACTTCGGGCTTGAAGGTGCAAGTGAAAATGCCTTAATCCTTCAAGATCTAGAAACAGCTAAAAATATCTATAAGAAAATCAACGAACATATCGCTAATTACAAAGAATCCCAAGATCCTAAAGATTTAAGTATCATTGTTTGTGGTGCTGGATTTACTGGAGTTGAAATCCTTGGTGAATTAGTCGATACAGTCAAGATCCTCAAAGCTAAATATGACGTTCCAGAAATTAAAGTAACTTGCCTAGAGATGGCAACAAGAATTCTACCAATGTTTGATGAGAATCTTGCTAGTTATGCGGTTGAATATCTAGACAAGAATGGCATTAATCTTTTGACTGGTGCCAAGATCAAGAAAATTGAAAAACAAGCTGTCGTTTATATGGACGGTGACACCGAAAAACGTGTCGAAGGAAGTACAATTCTTTGGACCGTTGGTGTCAGTGGTAGTGATGTTATCAAGAGTTCTGGTATTGATGCCAAGAGAAATCGTGTCATGACGACTCAATTCCTTAACCTTGAAGCTCACCCAGAAGCTTACTTTATTGGTGATGATTCAGCTATTATTCCTAAAGGCGAAAAACGTCCTTATCCAACGACTGGCCAATTGGCAACTGCCGAAGGAGCTGGAGCTGCATTCAATATTGCCGCAGCCTTAAACGGCAAGGATTTGAAGCCATTCGTTTATAAATCAATGGGTACTGTCGCATCCTTAGGTCAAAATCACGGAATTGCTGAAATTACTGGCAAGAATCTTAAATTCAAAGGCTCAGTAGCTTCTCTATTGAAGCACCTTTCAGCTGATCGTGGAATCATGGAAATTGCTGGTTTGAAGACAGCGATTAGAAAAGGAACTATTTAAAAAATAATATTTAAAATGTTCACATAAAAATGAGTTCGGTAATCATATGTTGATTATCGAACTCATTTTTTATGTGCGAACCCACGCACCCCATGAGGTTCATCAGTAAATAATTTCATCACTTCCATTAGCTTTTACCTGTATTGTAGAAAAAACAAACGTATGTTCTCTAAAGCTGTTAGAAAGCTGATTAAAATTAGTCGAAAGTTAGTTATAGTCATGCTATAATGTAGATAGAAAAAGGAAGTCCTGCTGGAACAGGGCTTCCCGTGTAGAGCCGCTTAAGACGGTGGCAAAGTTTAATAATAGATTAAATAATTCGTTAGCCCTGCCAAAAGCTAAGACGGATTATTTTTTTTGCTGACTTTTGATCAGCTCAACAATTAATGCGATTAAGGCTACGATAAACGTACCGAAAGCCAGCATTAATTGTAAAGCGTCCGCAACGGACACTTAGGCTACTCCTTTCGTTAGGATTTATGGGCTTTAAAGGTTTAACACCATAGCACCACCTCCGATCGGAAATAGCCACCGCCTTAACTTCTCTACTTGATCCATTATACAGGGAATACAATTGTTTTAGAAACATATTTTTAAGCAATGGGTTAAGGCAGAAGGTCTATTCGAAGGATCAACTATACTAGGTATAGCTTTGGATAATCCGCAGAATGTTATGGAAATTGCCGATTTGAAGACAGCGATTAGAAAAGGAACTATTTAAAAAATAATATTTAAAATGTTCACATAAAAATGAGTTCGGTAATCATATGTTGATTATCGAACTCATTTTTTACGTCCCTATTTTTTGATTTAAAAAACGCCTAATAATATACTTACCAATGAATAAACCCAAGAGGTGTTAATCATGGCAATTAAAAAGAATCAAATTTGTGCGATTTGTGGAAATCGTTTTACACTTACGGAAGGACTATTTCTAAGGGATTTAAGTGATCTCTTACAAGAACAAGTTTTAAAAACAAATAGTTATGCGAAAGAGTCATCCTTTATCTGCTTGAAAGATCTACAGAAATTACGCATTTCCAGAATGCAGACGATTATCGACAAAGACCAAGAAATTGATCACCAAATGAGTGATAAATTGAAAAAAGAACTCGCAAAAGATACTTATGTTATCAAAAATATCAACGATACCGTTTATGGCAAAAGAACTAAGGGTCAAAGAATGGCTGATGCTGTGGCTAAATTTGGTGGTAGCTGGGGATTCATCATCACCTTTATCATCATTTTAATAGTATGGATGACGGTCAATATAGTACATCTCTTTGGCATTAATTTTGATCCCTATCCATTTATACTACTGAACTTATTTTTGAGCTGTGTGGCTGCCATACAGGCTCCTATCATTATGATGAGTCAAAATAGACAAGCCGATCGGGATCGCTTTGATTCTGAAAACGATTATCGCACAAATACTAAATCAGAAATGGAAATTAGAATCCTCCATGAAAAATTAGATCAACTAAACGAAGTTCAATGGCCCCATATCTTGGATATTCAAAAGATGCAAATTGAAGTTTTAAGTGAAATCGAAAATGAAATTCAATCCTTAAAAGCTGAGAACAAGCCTAAAAGAGAGCGTAATACTAGACACCCTCACAGTAAGGAATGAAACAAAAGCGCAGTGCATTATATCTTCAAAAGATTAATGCATTGCGCTTTTGTTTTTACTTAATAATTCTTTTCACACCGACATCATTTTTAAATAGTTTACTCAAAATCGTAATAATTATAATAGATAAAACAGATACAAACACAATTGTAAAGATTGTTCCAGTGAACTGTAAGCCTAATAGTTTCAACCCACCACCGTAAAACAAGCCATTCGTTATAACGGTACTATTCACTGATTTGGTGGCAAATAATCCCACTGAAAGTGAACCAATAATTCCGCCGACTCCGTGACATCCAAATATATCTAGATAATCATTCAAATGCAATTTATACTTCAAATAATTCATAAAATAAAAACTACCAATGGCCGTTATTATACCAATAATAAAACTACCAAAAACTGTCACATATCCTGCTCCTGGGGTAATGCCGACTAAGCCACAAATACTCCCCGTACAGATTCCACTAATGCTTACCTTCGATTTAAATATATCTTCCAAAACAACCCAAGTCATCAAAGCCGAACAAGCTGCTACTGTCGTGGTAAAGAATGCGTTGATAGCTTGCGTATTCAATCGTAAAGCACTGCCAGCATTAAACCCATACCAGCCAATCCATAACAAAACCGTACCCATCAAAATCCACATCGAATTCCCCTTTGCCTGTTCGTTGTTGTATTCATAGGGTTTTCGTAAAGTAATTGCTAAAATCATTGCCGTTATTCCTGCATCAATATGAATCACCGTTCCCCCGGCAAAATCTAGTACGCCTAATTTTGCTAAGAAACCGCTGGCTGACCAGACAGTATGTGCTAATGGATAATAAATTAGTAAAGACCAACAAACGACAAATAATATAATAAATTTAATTCTAGCTCGACTAGCCACTGCTCCTAAGAACAATGCTGGCGTCAAAATCGCAAACATCATTTGAAACAGAAGATAAATTGAGTTTGGTAAACCTGTTGTTCCATAAGTAGACGATAAGTCTATACCATTTAGGAATAAATGCTTAAAATTCCCAATTATTCCTAAAAAATTACCTTCAAAAGAAACTGAAAATCCAACTACTATCCACAATAGTCCTGCTAAGCCAAACATCAGAAAGCTATTGAAAAGAATCCGATTAACATCTTTCTGTGGTACGAAACCACTGTAAAATACGGCAATCCCTGGAACCATTATCCAGACCAATATAATTGCAACAATCATAAAATTTAAGTTCATTCTTATCACACTCTTTGTTTTTGATAGTTTTCTCTCTATAGTTTCAGTATTTTAGCCCTATCAATATTTCATGTATACCAATTGCACTTCAATTCGAGTGTTAAAATTTCTAATTACCATTTGAACAATTATAATAAAGTCATAATATAAAAGGATTTGTTTGATTTAAAAGGAGTCAAATAATGATGGGAAAGAAAAAATTATCATTATCTACTTTAGGTATGTTGATTACTCTTGGTATTGTTTACGGCGATATTGGCACCTCGCCACTTTATGTTATGAATGCAATTATTAATGATGCTGGTTCTATAGATCAAGCTAAGCCTGAATACATCCTTGGCAGCGTCTCGTTGATTTTTTGGACCTTAATGCTCATTACTACTATCAAATATGTCTTGATAGCTATGAAAGCTGACAATAATAACGAAGGTGGGATTTTTGCGCTCTACGCCTTAGTACGCTCCAAGGGGAAGTGGTTGATCATACCAGCCTTAATTGGAGGCTCTGCCCTTTTAGCTGATGGAACCCTTACACCGGCAGTGACTGTCACCTCAGCCATTGAGGGCGTCAAAGGACAGCGTTTCGGCCAATTTATTTTTCCTAACGAACAACTAATTGTCTTAATTATCGTGACGATTATTCTATTAGTAGTTTTTATTATTCAAAAATTTGGTACCGAAAGAATTGGTCGCTCATTTGGACCTATCATGCTGATTTGGTTTAGCTTTATCGGCATTGCTGGATTATTGAATCTTCTTAATGATCCTAATGTGTTATTGGCAATTTCACCCGTCTACGCTTTAAAAGTTTTATTCAGTCCGGTAAATAAGGTTGGTATTTTCATTCTAGGCAGCGTCTTTTTGGCAACCACTGGTGCTGAAGCCTTATATTCTGATATGGGACAAGTTGGTAAGCATAATATCTACGCTACTTGGCCATTCGTTTATGCAATGCTTATGTTGAATTACTTTGGTCAAGCTGCTTGGGTCATTAACAATTATCAAAATGAACACTACGCTCACGTTTTCGGTCTTAATCCCTTTTATGAAATGCTACCAGGCAATTTTAAAATTTTTGCCATCGTTATCGCTACATTAGCCGCTATCATCGCCTCGCAAGCCTTGATAACCGGATCTTTTACTCTAGTTGAGGAAGCCATCGGTCTCAAAATATTGCCACGTTTAAGAGTTAAATTTCCAGGTAAATTTGAAAGCCAGCTTTACATTGGCACTATCAACTGGCTATTATGCGTTATAACGGTTAGTGTAGTTTGGGGCTTTGGCACTTCCGAGCATATGGAAGCCGCTTATGGACTGGCGATCACCTTAACCATGCTAATGACAACCATTCTCTTGCATCAATTTTTAATTATGAAAAAACACCGCTACTTTGCTAATATTTTTATGATCCTATTCTTAGCTTTGGAAGGTTTATTCCTATTGTCCAGTCTAATTAAATTCATTCATGGCGGTTACATCACCGTTATCATAACTATGGCAATCCTCTTTGTAATGATTATTTGGTACTTTGGCAATAAGCGCCGTGATGCTTATCTAGCTGAAAGTGAAAATGTTTCATTGCTTGACTATATTTCACAATTGGAAAAATTAAGTGCCGACTCTACTATTCCTACTTACGCCACTAACTTAGTCTATATGGTCAAATTAGGTGAGGATTATACTATTAAACGTTCCATCATCTATTCA
This sequence is a window from Companilactobacillus alimentarius DSM 20249. Protein-coding genes within it:
- a CDS encoding glycosyltransferase family 2 protein, whose product is MKTISVIVPCFNEQESINIYYDAMTKIKEQTNKFKFEYWFIDDGSKDKTYSILKDLQKAHSDEVHFISFSRNFGKEAALYAGLNEVTGEYTAVMDVDLQDPPEMLPEMFDLLEEKEYDCVGTARMDREGENKIISFFSNSFYKLINKMSQTKIIPGARDYRLMTRQMVDAIKSMTEYNRFSKGIFSWVGFKTKYLPYKNRERVAGSTSWNFWKLFKYAITGIVDFSEGPLMFATWMGSLSSVTSILAIIAIIIRKIINPLSSVNGWASIVSIVLLIGGIQLLSIGILGEYIGKIFLEVKKRPIYIVKDKK
- a CDS encoding TetR/AcrR family transcriptional regulator; this translates as MNVRDRQAENTKNAILKVAAEMFLSQGYQATSMRKIAQELNITQPNMYHYYKNKKVLYIKAIEYAVDGFSENLLDEYNQQKNLPFEELLNYMAKYMIENFRINYFIMRNDIENFFTPEEKKDISKNWDGGYYKVLFNIFQSHKNELRTDLAIPVQVGTFLTMLLPYIEYNDAKRKRNIANLNTVINIFINGVKKE
- a CDS encoding cation:proton antiporter, whose translation is MEFITLLALMLFLTLVVSHIFNKLNLPAVIGQLILGVILGKGVLNIVKYNSDVDLFAEIGVILLMFLAGLESNLKLLRKHLLPSINVAIFGVILPVALTLLTAILFGINLRESVFISVVFAATSVSISVEVLKSLNYLSSASGTVILGAAVVDDILAISILSIMSGTLTGDFSARKLILLLGLWILFGILVVVLHKWVVPQLMHLSEYVEATHATTIFALVICFVMAYIADEVQLDAVLGAFVAGIAVSNSEYYNEKISRNIETIGYSIFIPIFFISIGLNLEFSSFIQDFWLILLFTVTGIIGKLIGAGFGARISGFDLKDSYVIGSGMISRGEMALIIAQIGFGAKLLSEEYYSAVIISVILITIISPFFLKHSISKNPL
- a CDS encoding NAD(P)/FAD-dependent oxidoreductase produces the protein MAHILVLGAGYGGLRAARDLAKSTPAGTQIDLIDKSDKHVEKTALHTIAAGTNRPDAVSFEIRSVLPSNVNFIKATVSKLDLDNKTVEFSDHEAIKYDYIVVSLGFRSEDFGLEGASENALILQDLETAKNIYKKINEHIANYKESQDPKDLSIIVCGAGFTGVEILGELVDTVKILKAKYDVPEIKVTCLEMATRILPMFDENLASYAVEYLDKNGINLLTGAKIKKIEKQAVVYMDGDTEKRVEGSTILWTVGVSGSDVIKSSGIDAKRNRVMTTQFLNLEAHPEAYFIGDDSAIIPKGEKRPYPTTGQLATAEGAGAAFNIAAALNGKDLKPFVYKSMGTVASLGQNHGIAEITGKNLKFKGSVASLLKHLSADRGIMEIAGLKTAIRKGTI
- a CDS encoding putative holin-like toxin translates to MLAFGTFIVALIALIVELIKSQQKK
- a CDS encoding DUF1003 domain-containing protein — translated: MAIKKNQICAICGNRFTLTEGLFLRDLSDLLQEQVLKTNSYAKESSFICLKDLQKLRISRMQTIIDKDQEIDHQMSDKLKKELAKDTYVIKNINDTVYGKRTKGQRMADAVAKFGGSWGFIITFIIILIVWMTVNIVHLFGINFDPYPFILLNLFLSCVAAIQAPIIMMSQNRQADRDRFDSENDYRTNTKSEMEIRILHEKLDQLNEVQWPHILDIQKMQIEVLSEIENEIQSLKAENKPKRERNTRHPHSKE
- a CDS encoding ammonium transporter, translating into MNLNFMIVAIILVWIMVPGIAVFYSGFVPQKDVNRILFNSFLMFGLAGLLWIVVGFSVSFEGNFLGIIGNFKHLFLNGIDLSSTYGTTGLPNSIYLLFQMMFAILTPALFLGAVASRARIKFIILFVVCWSLLIYYPLAHTVWSASGFLAKLGVLDFAGGTVIHIDAGITAMILAITLRKPYEYNNEQAKGNSMWILMGTVLLWIGWYGFNAGSALRLNTQAINAFFTTTVAACSALMTWVVLEDIFKSKVSISGICTGSICGLVGITPGAGYVTVFGSFIIGIITAIGSFYFMNYLKYKLHLNDYLDIFGCHGVGGIIGSLSVGLFATKSVNSTVITNGLFYGGGLKLLGLQFTGTIFTIVFVSVLSIIIITILSKLFKNDVGVKRIIK
- a CDS encoding KUP/HAK/KT family potassium transporter, encoding MGKKKLSLSTLGMLITLGIVYGDIGTSPLYVMNAIINDAGSIDQAKPEYILGSVSLIFWTLMLITTIKYVLIAMKADNNNEGGIFALYALVRSKGKWLIIPALIGGSALLADGTLTPAVTVTSAIEGVKGQRFGQFIFPNEQLIVLIIVTIILLVVFIIQKFGTERIGRSFGPIMLIWFSFIGIAGLLNLLNDPNVLLAISPVYALKVLFSPVNKVGIFILGSVFLATTGAEALYSDMGQVGKHNIYATWPFVYAMLMLNYFGQAAWVINNYQNEHYAHVFGLNPFYEMLPGNFKIFAIVIATLAAIIASQALITGSFTLVEEAIGLKILPRLRVKFPGKFESQLYIGTINWLLCVITVSVVWGFGTSEHMEAAYGLAITLTMLMTTILLHQFLIMKKHRYFANIFMILFLALEGLFLLSSLIKFIHGGYITVIITMAILFVMIIWYFGNKRRDAYLAESENVSLLDYISQLEKLSADSTIPTYATNLVYMVKLGEDYTIKRSIIYSILDQDPKRAKVYWFITVNQTSAPYECNYTIDMMHTRNVVNVHLNLGFKKSQHVNIYIRQIINSLITNHVIDDQTPTYSMVQKRHVGSFKFIIQNQQFQDLGAQEQMNGFDHLLIGGRLLLQRITISPSLWYGLEFSDVVEEKVPLFLGNQTDEYLTQKEIKNDVKK